In Clostridium swellfunianum, a genomic segment contains:
- a CDS encoding glycerate kinase family protein, with protein MKKDFVIVLAPDSFKESMTAKEACEAMEKGIKKASSSITCIHVPMADGGEGTMQSLVDATEGKVYSLKVVGPLGNEVEAKYGILGDGETGILEMASASGIHLVPPEIRNPLITTTYGTGQLIKACLDHGVKKLLIGIGGSATNDGGVGVVQALGGMLLDKEGKEIGFGGGELGKVAKIDLSSFDARLKEVSIEVACDVTNPLCGEKGASRVFGPQKGATPEMVEALDNNLSHYASVIKEQLGKDVLETPGAGAAGGLGAGLMAFLNGTLKKGIDMVIEYSKLEEKVQAADMVWTGEGSIDFQTQYGKTPLGVAIVAKKYNKPVIALAGRIGEGIEPVYEKGIDAIFGIMKGVSPIEEALAKGPENIEKTAENIIRLINIL; from the coding sequence ATGAAAAAAGATTTTGTTATTGTATTGGCGCCGGATTCCTTTAAGGAAAGCATGACTGCAAAAGAGGCTTGCGAGGCTATGGAAAAAGGGATAAAAAAGGCTAGCAGCAGCATAACTTGCATACATGTACCAATGGCTGATGGTGGAGAAGGAACTATGCAGTCTTTAGTAGATGCAACTGAAGGTAAAGTATATTCACTAAAGGTAGTTGGACCGCTTGGCAATGAAGTAGAAGCGAAGTATGGTATTCTTGGCGACGGTGAAACTGGAATACTTGAAATGGCCAGCGCAAGTGGAATTCATTTGGTTCCGCCTGAAATAAGAAACCCTTTAATAACAACAACTTATGGTACGGGTCAGTTAATTAAAGCTTGTCTAGATCATGGAGTTAAAAAGCTTTTAATAGGAATAGGCGGAAGTGCCACTAATGACGGTGGTGTTGGGGTTGTTCAAGCATTAGGCGGAATGCTTCTAGACAAGGAAGGAAAAGAAATTGGCTTTGGGGGTGGAGAACTAGGGAAGGTAGCAAAGATAGATTTATCAAGTTTTGATGCAAGACTAAAGGAAGTCTCCATAGAAGTTGCCTGCGACGTTACAAATCCACTTTGTGGAGAAAAAGGAGCATCAAGAGTGTTTGGACCGCAAAAGGGTGCTACTCCTGAAATGGTTGAAGCTTTAGATAATAATTTAAGTCATTATGCGTCAGTTATAAAAGAACAGCTTGGCAAAGATGTTTTAGAAACTCCTGGTGCTGGGGCAGCAGGGGGGCTTGGTGCTGGTCTTATGGCCTTTTTAAACGGTACTCTTAAGAAGGGTATAGATATGGTTATAGAGTACTCAAAGCTTGAAGAAAAAGTTCAGGCTGCTGATATGGTTTGGACAGGAGAAGGAAGTATAGACTTCCAAACTCAATATGGTAAAACTCCTCTTGGGGTTGCAATTGTAGCTAAAAAGTACAATAAGCCTGTTATAGCTTTAGCTGGTAGAATTGGCGAAGGAATTGAACCGGTATATGAAAAAGGCATTGATGCCATATTCGGAATTATGAAGGGTGTTAGTCCTATAGAAGAAGCTCTAGCAAAAGGTCCGGAAAATATTGAAAAGACTGCAGAAAATATAATAAGATTAATAAATATATTGTAG
- a CDS encoding DUF1648 domain-containing protein, whose translation MYNVNGYKNPKLKIPFTRLEKLIEIVAALGIIINVILPAVYWSKLPVRFATHFNIEGNPDGWGGRGTLLPIPIILMILYSLLSLLEKYPEIYSYAREITEKNVEAQYKNARKMIIFLKAELVYLFVYLQWSIIQGAFNNHFPMGPAFIFVELSVIFGTIAYFIYKSIKLK comes from the coding sequence ATGTATAATGTAAATGGGTATAAAAATCCTAAACTTAAAATACCGTTTACTAGATTGGAAAAGCTGATTGAAATTGTTGCAGCTTTAGGAATAATCATAAACGTGATTTTGCCAGCTGTTTATTGGAGCAAGCTGCCGGTTAGGTTTGCAACACATTTTAACATTGAGGGAAATCCAGATGGATGGGGTGGGCGCGGCACTCTGCTGCCAATACCGATAATATTAATGATTTTATACTCTTTACTATCTCTCTTGGAAAAGTATCCAGAGATATATAGTTATGCTAGAGAAATAACGGAAAAAAATGTAGAAGCTCAATATAAAAATGCAAGAAAGATGATAATTTTTTTAAAAGCTGAATTGGTCTATTTGTTTGTATATCTCCAATGGAGCATTATTCAGGGAGCTTTTAATAATCACTTTCCAATGGGGCCGGCTTTTATATTTGTGGAACTAAGCGTTATATTTGGCACAATAGCATATTTTATATATAAATCTATAAAATTAAAGTAA
- a CDS encoding CD3324 family protein gives MQYKNGKEILPAELLKELQKYIQGELVYIPTLDTERKGWGENNGTRESIKKRNAEIYRFYKEGFTVYELVSKYNLSEDSIRKIICKLNKDMNRHSFEGEVAVI, from the coding sequence TTGCAGTACAAAAACGGAAAGGAAATTTTACCTGCGGAGTTACTGAAGGAGCTTCAGAAATATATACAGGGTGAATTAGTTTATATACCAACCTTAGATACGGAGAGAAAGGGTTGGGGCGAAAATAATGGGACTAGAGAAAGCATTAAGAAAAGAAATGCTGAAATATACAGATTTTATAAAGAAGGCTTTACAGTATATGAGCTTGTAAGTAAATATAACTTGTCTGAGGATAGTATAAGAAAAATTATATGTAAGCTTAACAAGGATATGAACCGACATAGCTTTGAGGGAGAAGTAGCTGTTATATAA
- the thrS gene encoding threonine--tRNA ligase has product MLKVILKDGSVVSAANEEDGRRALRHTAAHILAQAVKRLYPEAQLTIGPAIDTGFYYDFDIDEPFTSEMLEKIEEEMMKIVKEDLKLERSVLSREEALKLMEESSEKYKIELINDLPEDEELSFFRQGEFIDLCAGPHVLSTGKVKAIKLLSVAGAYWRGSEKNKMLQRIYGTAFAKKSELDEYLNMLEEAKKRDHRKLGKELKLFALMEEGPGFPFFLPKGMVLKNILIDYWRELHRKAGYVEIETPIILNKQLWETSGHWYHYKENMYTVNIDEEEYAIKPMNCPGGMLVYKSETHSYRDLPIRAGELGRVHRHELSGALHGLMRVRAFTQDDAHIFMLPEQIKDEIKGVVKLIDEVYGRFGFKYSVELSTRPENSMGTDEEWKMAEEALQGALEDIGMPFKLNPGDGAFYGPKIDFHLEDSLGRTWQCGTIQLDFQLPQRFDLNYIGRDGEKHRPIVIHRVIFGSIERFIGILIEHFAGKFPAWIAPVQVKVLPISDRFNSYAESVIKVLKDKGIRVELDDRAEKIGYKIREARNERVPYMIILGEKEQQEATISVRSRKGDEGSFVLYEFISKIREEIENKTL; this is encoded by the coding sequence ATGTTAAAGGTTATATTAAAAGATGGAAGTGTTGTAAGTGCTGCAAACGAGGAAGATGGAAGAAGAGCGTTAAGACATACTGCTGCTCATATACTTGCTCAGGCTGTAAAGAGATTATACCCAGAAGCACAATTAACTATAGGACCTGCAATAGATACTGGTTTCTATTACGATTTTGATATAGATGAACCATTTACTTCTGAGATGCTTGAGAAGATTGAAGAAGAAATGATGAAAATTGTTAAAGAGGACTTGAAGCTTGAACGCTCCGTACTTTCAAGAGAAGAAGCCTTAAAGCTTATGGAAGAAAGTAGTGAAAAATATAAAATAGAGCTTATTAATGATTTGCCAGAGGACGAAGAATTAAGCTTTTTTAGACAAGGAGAGTTTATAGATTTATGTGCCGGCCCACATGTGCTTTCAACTGGCAAGGTTAAAGCTATAAAGCTTTTATCAGTTGCAGGTGCCTATTGGAGAGGCAGCGAAAAAAATAAAATGCTTCAAAGAATATACGGAACAGCCTTTGCTAAGAAGAGTGAGCTTGACGAATATTTAAATATGCTTGAAGAAGCTAAAAAAAGAGATCACAGAAAGCTTGGAAAAGAGCTTAAGTTATTTGCACTTATGGAGGAAGGACCGGGTTTCCCATTTTTCCTACCTAAGGGAATGGTTCTGAAAAATATTCTTATAGATTACTGGAGAGAGCTTCATAGAAAAGCTGGCTATGTTGAAATAGAAACTCCAATCATACTAAATAAACAGCTGTGGGAAACTTCAGGACATTGGTATCACTATAAGGAAAATATGTACACTGTCAATATAGATGAGGAAGAATATGCAATAAAGCCAATGAACTGTCCAGGGGGAATGCTTGTTTATAAATCAGAAACTCATTCCTATAGAGATTTGCCTATAAGAGCAGGAGAACTTGGAAGGGTTCACAGACATGAACTGTCTGGAGCACTTCATGGACTAATGAGAGTTAGAGCCTTTACACAGGATGATGCTCATATATTTATGCTTCCTGAGCAGATTAAGGATGAGATTAAAGGAGTAGTTAAGCTTATAGATGAGGTTTATGGAAGATTTGGCTTTAAGTACAGCGTAGAGCTTTCAACTAGACCAGAAAACTCAATGGGAACTGATGAGGAATGGAAGATGGCTGAGGAAGCACTTCAAGGAGCGCTTGAGGATATAGGAATGCCTTTTAAATTAAATCCTGGCGATGGCGCTTTCTATGGTCCAAAGATAGACTTTCATCTTGAAGATAGCTTAGGAAGAACTTGGCAGTGTGGAACTATTCAATTAGATTTCCAGCTTCCTCAAAGATTTGATTTAAACTATATAGGAAGAGATGGAGAAAAGCATAGACCTATAGTAATTCACAGAGTTATATTTGGAAGTATTGAACGCTTTATTGGAATATTGATAGAACACTTTGCAGGTAAATTCCCAGCTTGGATAGCTCCAGTTCAGGTTAAGGTACTTCCTATTTCCGATAGGTTCAACTCCTATGCTGAAAGCGTAATTAAAGTACTTAAGGATAAAGGTATTAGAGTTGAGCTTGATGACAGAGCGGAAAAGATAGGCTACAAGATTAGAGAAGCAAGAAATGAAAGAGTACCTTATATGATTATCCTTGGGGAGAAAGAGCAGCAGGAGGCTACTATTTCTGTTAGAAGCAGAAAAGGCGATGAGGGCAGCTTTGTATTATATGAGTTTATTTCAAAAATCAGAGAAGAAATAGAAAACAAAACTTTATAA
- a CDS encoding sensor domain-containing diguanylate cyclase produces the protein MQQPDFMKFSDQQNIFFKAIFDNAAIGIGISDLNGIPIDCNKALLDMLGYTQEEIIHHSFAEFTHPEDIDEDLALIKDLIDNKINSYTLEKRYITKFNKIIWAKLTVSLIRDASNNPQYVVAMIENITEAKKAMEELEKSRETVLDINEKLRKLNEKLEHLSLCDGLTGLNNRRSFDEYLEKEWKRSYREGKPISLILIDIDYFKRYNDTYGHQYGDAALKKVASEIDNLLMRPGDFAARYGGEEFAVILPNTDESGAEYIAEILRTGIKSLKIPNKSSKVDNFITISLGVTTMIPRKHSNLNELIGKADKALYMAKQQGRDRYSVYNINCVY, from the coding sequence ATGCAGCAACCTGATTTCATGAAATTTTCAGATCAACAAAATATATTTTTTAAGGCTATATTTGATAATGCTGCAATAGGAATCGGTATATCAGACTTAAACGGGATACCCATAGACTGTAATAAAGCCTTGCTTGATATGTTAGGTTATACACAAGAAGAAATAATACATCATAGCTTTGCAGAATTTACGCATCCAGAAGATATTGATGAAGATTTAGCATTAATTAAGGATCTTATAGATAATAAAATAAACTCTTATACACTGGAAAAAAGATATATTACAAAGTTTAATAAAATTATTTGGGCCAAGCTTACTGTATCCTTAATTAGAGATGCCTCTAACAATCCTCAATATGTTGTGGCTATGATAGAAAATATAACTGAAGCTAAAAAAGCTATGGAAGAGCTGGAAAAGTCACGAGAAACCGTGTTGGATATAAACGAAAAGCTAAGAAAGCTTAACGAGAAGCTTGAGCACTTATCTCTATGCGATGGCTTAACTGGCTTAAATAACAGACGTTCCTTTGATGAATATTTAGAAAAAGAGTGGAAAAGAAGCTATAGAGAAGGTAAGCCTATATCTTTAATCCTTATAGATATTGATTATTTTAAAAGATATAACGATACTTATGGACATCAATATGGAGATGCTGCCTTAAAAAAGGTGGCTAGTGAAATAGATAATCTACTAATGCGTCCTGGGGATTTTGCAGCCCGCTATGGTGGCGAGGAGTTTGCTGTGATTCTTCCAAATACTGATGAGTCTGGTGCTGAATATATAGCCGAGATTTTAAGAACTGGAATAAAAAGCCTTAAAATTCCTAACAAATCTTCTAAGGTAGATAATTTTATAACTATAAGTTTAGGGGTTACTACTATGATTCCAAGAAAGCATTCAAACCTTAACGAACTTATAGGCAAGGCTGATAAGGCATTGTATATGGCTAAGCAGCAAGGCAGGGACAGGTATAGTGTATATAATATAAACTGCGTTTATTAA
- a CDS encoding VIT1/CCC1 transporter family protein — protein MLSRNLDKAREAYKNKDIQASIKAHQIDISKAEEAHSSAGQYIKSLIYGGLDGIITTFAVVAGVAGAALSPGVVLILGFANLIADGLSMAIGDYLSTKAETEFQQAERVREAWEVEHYPEGEKHELMELYINKGMDKEDAKTVVDIIAKNKTAWVDIMMVEELGIIQEDESPLKNALVTFFSFITFGFIPVVTYVVSRFIPNMPIDTFTLSCILTSLTLFALGALKVKVTGKNWFKSGLEMLIVGGLAAGAAYGVGILLGGIA, from the coding sequence ATGTTATCAAGAAATTTAGATAAAGCGAGAGAGGCCTACAAAAATAAAGATATACAGGCTTCTATAAAAGCCCACCAAATTGATATATCAAAAGCTGAGGAAGCTCACAGCTCTGCTGGGCAATACATAAAAAGTCTTATATACGGTGGTCTAGATGGGATTATTACTACCTTTGCTGTAGTTGCAGGAGTTGCTGGTGCAGCTTTATCTCCTGGAGTTGTACTTATATTAGGTTTTGCAAATCTAATTGCAGACGGGCTTTCTATGGCAATCGGCGACTATCTAAGTACAAAAGCTGAGACAGAGTTTCAACAAGCGGAGAGGGTTAGAGAAGCTTGGGAGGTTGAACACTATCCTGAAGGAGAAAAACATGAACTTATGGAGCTTTATATAAATAAGGGCATGGACAAAGAAGATGCAAAAACAGTGGTAGATATAATAGCAAAAAACAAGACTGCTTGGGTTGATATAATGATGGTAGAAGAGTTAGGAATAATTCAAGAGGACGAATCTCCTCTTAAAAACGCTTTAGTCACCTTCTTTTCCTTTATAACCTTTGGTTTTATTCCAGTAGTTACTTACGTAGTTTCTAGATTTATACCTAATATGCCTATAGATACCTTTACACTTTCCTGTATACTGACTTCGCTGACTTTGTTCGCTTTAGGAGCACTAAAGGTTAAAGTTACAGGCAAAAACTGGTTCAAATCTGGGCTTGAAATGCTTATTGTAGGCGGGCTTGCTGCAGGTGCTGCTTATGGCGTGGGTATACTTCTTGGCGGAATTGCATAA
- a CDS encoding NAD(P)/FAD-dependent oxidoreductase: protein MKVAIMGAGLAGLTCAVTLEQNGIEPVIVEKRRMPGDRFINGEAIFNISDRPINNSLDFLKEKYSIELEPINRIREITLYSPNEKTILRGELGYTNYRGRHQDSFDNQLAKRVKTKIVYNSEYKYEELVKEYSHVVLATGDAAYAEKLNNFRIDLKVNLKGAIVRGSFNTGRIASWYNNDFSPMGYSYLIPLSGREANISIGYPYYDETKDKNIEILWEKFYRRAQEDLGQELDIVDSFEIEHYLLGICNKAKIGNTYFVGNNFGCIMPAYGLGQFVAILTGIYAALDICGIGDYEKLVEPLKISYENSLTIRRALEKLDNDKLDMMVKMLNTKLASKIFSDDTEFDLFKLASSLLRPFIDTKE from the coding sequence ATGAAGGTTGCTATAATGGGAGCTGGATTAGCTGGACTGACCTGCGCAGTTACCTTGGAGCAGAACGGAATAGAACCTGTTATTGTTGAAAAAAGAAGGATGCCTGGAGATAGGTTTATTAATGGTGAAGCTATTTTCAATATTTCTGATAGACCGATTAACAACAGTTTGGATTTTTTAAAAGAAAAGTATAGTATTGAACTTGAGCCTATAAACAGGATAAGAGAGATAACTCTCTATTCTCCTAATGAAAAAACAATACTTAGAGGGGAATTAGGCTATACAAATTATAGAGGAAGGCATCAGGATTCATTTGATAATCAGCTTGCAAAGCGAGTGAAAACTAAGATTGTTTATAACTCTGAATATAAATATGAAGAACTAGTAAAAGAGTATTCTCATGTAGTCCTTGCAACAGGTGATGCTGCATATGCTGAAAAGTTAAATAACTTTAGGATTGATCTAAAAGTAAATCTTAAAGGTGCTATTGTGAGAGGAAGCTTTAATACTGGTCGTATCGCCTCCTGGTATAATAATGATTTTTCACCTATGGGATATTCATATTTAATACCTCTTTCAGGGCGAGAAGCAAATATATCCATCGGTTATCCTTACTATGATGAAACAAAGGATAAAAATATAGAGATACTATGGGAAAAATTCTATAGGAGAGCTCAAGAAGACTTAGGTCAAGAATTAGATATAGTTGACAGCTTTGAAATAGAGCATTATTTGCTGGGCATATGCAATAAGGCTAAGATAGGAAATACATATTTTGTTGGTAATAACTTTGGCTGCATCATGCCGGCGTACGGATTGGGACAATTTGTTGCAATACTGACGGGAATTTATGCAGCACTTGATATATGTGGAATAGGAGATTATGAAAAATTAGTAGAACCTTTAAAAATATCCTACGAAAATTCTTTAACTATTAGAAGAGCTCTTGAAAAGCTAGATAATGATAAATTAGATATGATGGTTAAGATGCTAAACACAAAGCTTGCAAGTAAGATATTTAGCGATGACACTGAGTTCGATTTGTTTAAATTAGCAAGCAGCTTACTAAGGCCATTTATAGATACAAAGGAATAG
- a CDS encoding MetS family NSS transporter small subunit: MTPTAIAFFLFGALFLWGGLAVTLRIAIKGDKK, encoded by the coding sequence ATGACACCTACTGCAATAGCATTTTTTCTATTTGGTGCATTATTCTTGTGGGGCGGCTTAGCTGTTACCTTAAGAATAGCAATTAAAGGCGATAAAAAATAA
- a CDS encoding sodium-dependent transporter: MEQKRDQWGSKMGFILAAVGSAVGLGNIWRYPYLLYSNGGGAFLIPYFFAIITAGIPLMILEYGMGHKFKGSTPIAMSRANKKFEWLGWWPSINSFIILTYYSLILSWATIYMFKSVNQAWGADPNAYFFKTFLKLSDGPFNIGGINWMVFIGITVIWLVNWFICFKGVSGGIEKLNKVLLPTLIGIMIIIVIRGVTLPGASLGLNKLFTPDWSMVMKPKVWIAAYGQVFFSLSLAMGVMMTYSSYLPEKTDINNSAFMTAFANCGFEFLAAIGVFGILGFMASSQNIPIDQVATQGIGLAFVAFPKVFGLMGSLGTVFGILFFACLVFAGLTSSVSLVEAFSAAVIDKTGMNRKKMVTIGAIVGYLISVLYATGAGLYFLDIIDNFVNSYGIVVVGLLEAVAIGWFYGTEKIRNHTNSMSYFTIGKWWDVMIKFVTPVILTFMLVQNIINEIQKPYGDYSRTALLVFGWSVIIIGIGGSLLLSRRRLGERDFIAPINTVGEVD, from the coding sequence ATGGAACAAAAAAGAGACCAGTGGGGATCAAAAATGGGATTTATTCTTGCAGCGGTAGGCTCGGCAGTTGGCCTCGGAAACATATGGAGATATCCTTATCTTCTATACTCTAATGGTGGGGGAGCATTTCTAATACCATATTTCTTTGCTATCATAACAGCTGGTATACCTCTAATGATACTTGAGTATGGAATGGGACATAAGTTTAAAGGCTCAACACCTATTGCAATGTCTAGAGCAAACAAAAAGTTTGAATGGCTTGGCTGGTGGCCTAGCATAAATTCCTTCATAATTTTAACATACTATTCTTTAATACTAAGCTGGGCTACAATTTATATGTTTAAAAGCGTTAATCAAGCCTGGGGAGCAGATCCGAATGCATACTTCTTTAAAACTTTCTTAAAACTATCAGATGGACCTTTTAATATTGGTGGAATAAATTGGATGGTATTTATTGGGATAACAGTAATTTGGTTAGTCAATTGGTTTATATGCTTTAAAGGTGTATCAGGTGGAATAGAAAAGTTAAACAAGGTATTATTACCAACACTTATCGGTATTATGATTATTATAGTTATTAGAGGTGTAACTCTTCCGGGAGCAAGCCTAGGATTAAATAAGCTTTTCACACCTGATTGGTCTATGGTTATGAAACCAAAGGTTTGGATTGCTGCTTACGGTCAAGTTTTCTTCTCCTTAAGCTTGGCAATGGGAGTTATGATGACTTATTCAAGCTATCTTCCAGAGAAAACAGATATAAACAACAGTGCTTTCATGACTGCTTTTGCAAATTGTGGTTTTGAATTCTTAGCTGCTATAGGAGTATTTGGTATTTTAGGCTTTATGGCAAGCAGTCAAAACATACCTATAGATCAAGTAGCAACGCAAGGTATAGGGCTTGCCTTTGTAGCTTTCCCTAAGGTGTTTGGTTTGATGGGTTCTTTAGGAACGGTATTTGGAATACTATTCTTCGCGTGTTTAGTTTTCGCAGGCTTAACTTCATCAGTTTCTCTTGTTGAGGCGTTCTCAGCTGCAGTGATAGATAAAACAGGAATGAACAGAAAGAAAATGGTGACTATTGGAGCCATAGTAGGTTATCTAATAAGCGTGCTCTATGCGACAGGAGCTGGCTTGTACTTCTTAGATATCATTGATAACTTTGTTAATTCCTATGGAATAGTTGTTGTTGGTCTTCTTGAAGCTGTTGCCATTGGGTGGTTCTATGGTACAGAAAAGATTAGAAATCATACAAACTCCATGTCCTATTTCACTATAGGAAAGTGGTGGGATGTTATGATTAAGTTTGTTACTCCTGTTATCTTAACCTTCATGCTTGTTCAAAATATAATAAATGAGATACAAAAGCCTTATGGAGATTATTCAAGAACTGCACTTTTAGTATTTGGTTGGAGTGTTATCATAATAGGAATAGGAGGTTCTCTGCTATTAAGTAGGAGACGCTTAGGAGAAAGAGATTTTATTGCTCCTATAAATACAGTAGGGGAGGTGGATTAA